One Rosa chinensis cultivar Old Blush chromosome 5, RchiOBHm-V2, whole genome shotgun sequence genomic region harbors:
- the LOC121049279 gene encoding uncharacterized protein LOC121049279 produces MAQGRGKRIRKVQKMPPPQQPATTTMVDNVLATPTVRENVPATPTMTDNVLATPTVRENVPATTIVHAHVRARASMPPLANVAPSIDQLPTQQEIPFVGIGMKRKRGKSCGKALQELIKAYGGPLRVDFHPTIHVPSDDTISKMFTSEIGITVRGGAPVCKYGWSDVDEDDKRLLREDLRVFFVVDLTDPAVVSYVDSKMSTAYCQFKTRLKKEWKAFGSPELGRANLPNADLWHERPVSHWHWLCDNIYTNQSCIEIAEKNSANRYMQQHTHRAGAQPYVQHALVASKGGKELSLIHNWGEKHKDNNHEWINEAAKNKYEKMEAERNALIEKLYQEAPEGTAPDSIKLTLENEFPIMAKELGRKGRKIHGIGNVPHIHSNIRRVSACGGTNFEVAELRDLIDQLTFNMLSMKEQNGLLKAQVECLLRRSPGQMSEDDFPHPSTNF; encoded by the exons ATGGCTCAAGGGAGAGGGAAGCGGATAAGGAAGGTTCAAAAAATGCCTCCACCTCAACAGCCAGCTACAACAACTATGGTAGATAATGTGTTAGCTACACCTACTGTGCGTGAAAATGTGCCAGCAACACCAACTATGACAGATAATGTGTTAGCTACCCCTACTGTGCGTGAAAATGTGCCAGCAACAACTATTGTTCATGCTCATGTGCGAGCAAGAGCTAGCATGCCACCACTAGCTAATGTGGCTCCATCAATTGATCAACTGCCTACCCAACAAG AAATCCCTTTTGTGGGCATTGGCATGAAAAGAAAGCGTGGTAAATCATGTGGTAAAGCTCTTCAGGAGCTTATAAAGGCTTATGGTGGACCTCTGCGTGTTGACTTTCATCCGACCATCCATGTCCCTTCTGATGACACAATTTCTAAAATGTTTACTTCTGAGATAGGAATTACTGTACGGGGCGGGGCACCAGTATGCAAATATGGTTGGTCTGATGTTGATGAAGATGATAAGAGGCTGCTAAGAGAGGATCTGCGG GTGTTCTTTGTGGTGGACTTAACTGATCCAGCTGTTGTTTCTTATGTGGATTCCAAAATGTCTACTGCCTACTGCCAATTCAAGACTCGACTGAAGAAGGAATGGAAAGCATTTGGCTCACCTGAACTAGGAAGAGCAAACCTGCCTAATGCAGATTTATGGCATGAGAGACCTGTCTCACATTGGCACTGGCTTTGTGACAACATATACACCAACCAGTCTTGCATT GAGATTGCGGAAAAGAATTCTGCTAATAGGTATATGCAACAACATACTCACAGGGCTGGTGCACAGCCATACGTGCAACATGCTTTGGTGGCCTCTAAG GGTGGGAAGGAGCTGTCGCTCATACATAATTGGGGAGAGAAACACAAGGATAATAATCATGAATGGATCAATGAGGCTGCCAAGAACAAATAT GAGAAGATGGAGGCTGAGAGGAATGCCCTTATAGAGAAGTTGTACCAAGAGGCACCCGAGGGTACTGCACCTGATTCTATCAAACTGACTTTGGAAAATGAGTTCCCAATAATGGCTAAGGAGCTTGGGAGGAAGGGTAGGAAGATCCATGGCATTGGTAATGTCCCTCACATACATTCTAACATACGCAGAGTATCTGCATGTGGTGGCACCAATTTTGAGGTAGCTGAATTGCGTGATCTTATCGACCAACTTACCTTTAATATGCTCAGTATGAAGGAACAAAATGGACTATTGAAGGCTCAAGTGGAATGTTTATTGAGGCGATCTCCTGGGCAAATGAGTGAGGATGACTTCCCCCATCCTAGCACCAACTTCTAA